A region of Bacillus cabrialesii DNA encodes the following proteins:
- a CDS encoding DUF948 domain-containing protein, whose amino-acid sequence MVIVYISLAVLAISIIFLGCNVIQNKKKIDPALKELTSVTQAMQKQVEGLKTEAQLLTQKQKKIQQDVQMKKNAFQQTTAEVKEVPQAVKEVWQAGHLNSR is encoded by the coding sequence ATGGTTATTGTGTATATCAGTCTGGCAGTATTGGCTATTTCTATCATTTTCTTAGGGTGTAATGTGATCCAAAACAAGAAAAAAATAGATCCCGCACTAAAGGAGCTCACTTCTGTTACGCAGGCTATGCAAAAACAAGTCGAAGGATTAAAAACGGAAGCGCAGCTGCTGACGCAAAAACAAAAGAAGATTCAGCAGGATGTTCAAATGAAAAAAAACGCCTTTCAGCAGACAACAGCTGAAGTGAAAGAAGTGCCCCAAGCAGTCAAAGAGGTGTGGC